The following are from one region of the Carassius auratus strain Wakin chromosome 13, ASM336829v1, whole genome shotgun sequence genome:
- the LOC113112574 gene encoding homeobox protein SIX4-like: protein MSVSSTEVTVAGEIKKENVKYAEPLESSTDSRGHVKLLILDTPVATGMLVRQHQTQTSPPERKMPTMDSLSAHTSPAAASNSLAFSAEQVACVCEALQQGGNVDRLARFLWSLPQSDLLRGNESILRAQALVAFHQARYPELYSILESHSFSHSCHSALQDLWYKARYTEAEKARGRPLGAVDKYRLRRKFPLPRTIWDGEETVYCFKERSRNALKDLYKQNRYPSPAEKRNLAKVTGLSLTQVSNWFKNKRQRDRNPSEAQSKSESDGNHSTEDESSKGRESLSPCPMSICADGTIGNAVLPICSGDLEAGVIVQQAGDSRTSVSPPSVVFNRVSINTPTSVFHNGTPSFLSTTGHVLFSGMNLELQSLVCRSTADVEMDDRGQDKGVTEDPALAYPSFHCSVNGTDTEVKAEDVRQDVLVQNQATSISSAFTVTPSNGLQLEGYNLDPEDNGTSLLSNKVALPTLQLSSSSSPSSVTQGVADDSSPAPASLCHNQVEKQDRLQLTSLESSTALYCLSSIHTLSAVKKEPLETPGGYLYHLGYSPDRTHSSPTRLNTTMTTTLQDYTTLTVSAALLAQTDLTSEFRGHDAQMTSNLNGDFLCAVSEGGKGEMRAVEDEGGKQLTKLKTVHIEEEMTDL from the exons atgtctgtttccTCTACTGAAGTGACAGTGGCAGGCGAGATCAAAAAGGAAAATGTGAAGTACGCGGAGCCTCTCGAGAGCTCCACGGACAGTCGGGGGCACGTCAAACTCCTGATTCTGGACACTCCAGTGGCCACCGGGATGCTCGTCAGGCAGCACCAGACGCAGACCTCTCCACCAGAGCGCAAGATGCCCACTATGGACTCTTTGTCTGCGCACACTTCACCCGCAGCAGCATCGAACTCTTTGGCTTTCTCAGCGGAGCAGGTTGCGTGTGTTTGCGAGGCGCTTCAGCAGGGGGGCAACGTGGATCGACTCGCCCGGTTTCTTTGGTCTCTCCCGCAGAGCGACTTACTGCGCGGGAATGAAAGTATTCTTCGCGCTCAGGCGCTGGTGGCTTTCCACCAGGCGCGTTACCCGGAGCTTTACAGCATCTTGGAGAGCCACAGTTTCAGCCACTCGTGCCACTCTGCCCTGCAGGACTTATGGTACAAAGCCCGGTACACGGAGGCGGAGAAGGCCCGCGGTAGACCACTGGGCGCAGTGGATAAATATCGCCTGCGACGCAAGTTTCCGCTTCCCCGGACCATCTGGGATGGAGAGGAGACGGTGTACTGCTTCAAAGAACGCTCAAGGAACGCGCTGAAGGACCTCTATAAGCAGAACCGGTACCCGTCCCCGGCCGAGAAAAGGAATCTGGCCAAGGTCACAGGACTGTCCCTCACACAGGTCAGCAACTGGTTCAAAAACAAgaggcagagagacagaaacCCGTCAGAGGCGCAGTCCAAAAG tGAGTCAGATGGAAATCATAGTACGGAGGATGAGAGCAGTAAAGGTCGGGAGTCTCTGTCCCCGTGTCCAATGTCAATCTGTGCTGATGGGACCATAGGCAATGCAGTTCTTCCTATCTGTTCTGGAGATCTGGAGGCCGGGGTCATTGTCCAGCAGGCTGGAGACAGCAGGACCTCTGTCTCGCCACCATCCGTCGTCTTTAACAGAGTCTCAATCAACACTCCCACTTCTGTTTTCCACAATGGCACCCCTTCATTTCTTTCCACCACAGGACATGTCCTCTTCAGTGGCATGAACTTGGAACTCCAGTCCCTGGTTTGCAGGTCAACGGCAGATGTGGAAATGGATGATAGAGGACAGGATAAAGGGGTAACTGAAGATCCTGCACTGGCGTACCCCTCATTTCACTGCAGTGTGAATGGGACAGACACAGAGGTGAAAGCAGAGGATGTGAGGCAGGATGTGTTGGTCCAGAACCAGGCCACATCCATTAGCTCCGCCTTCACTGTCACCCCATCCAATGGCTTGCAGCTTGAAGGTTACAACTTGGATCCTGAAGACAATGGGACCTCGCTGCTTAGTAACAAGGTGGCACTTCCTACCTTGCAACTCTCATCATCTTCTTCACCCTCATCAGTCACACAAG GCGTTGCTGATGACAGTTCTCCTGCTCCTGCCTCTCTGTGCCACAACCAGGTGGAGAAGCAGGACAGGCTGCAGCTGACCTCTCTTGAGTCCAGCACAGCACTCTACTGTCTAAGTAGCATTCACACACTGTCTGCTGTGAAGAAGGAACCTTTGGAGACTCCTGGAGGATACCTTTACCACCTGGGTTACAGTCCTGACCGCACCCACAGCTCCCCCACCAGACTTAACACCACCATGACAACAACCCTTCAAGACTACACCACTCTCACAGTGAGTGCAGCCTTACTTGCCCAAACGGACCTTACCAGTGAGTTCAGAGGTCATGATGCCCAGATGACCTCAAACCTAAATGGAGACTTCCTATGTGCGGTTTCAGAGGGAGGGAAGGGAGAGATGAGAGCAGTCGAGGATGAAGGGGGGAAACAACTGACAAAACTAAAAACAGTGCATATAGAGGAAGAGATGACTGacctctga